From one Suicoccus acidiformans genomic stretch:
- a CDS encoding zinc metallopeptidase — MYLYWDSTYILVIIGTILVGLAQSYVQATFNRYSEWATERGYTGRQVAMEILNRQGIGQVAVEPIKGQLTDHYDPMNKVLRLSEVTYDETSISAVAVAAHECGHAIQDAEGYSFLRLRSAIAPVAQFGSSIAVPLIIFGLILGWTGMTQVGVIAFALVLLFQIVTLPVEFDASRRALVILEEQGMFTAEELPAARKVLRSAAFTYVASTLSTSLQLLRFIILSNNRNRD; from the coding sequence ATGTATTTATATTGGGATAGCACCTATATATTAGTAATTATTGGAACGATTCTCGTAGGCTTGGCGCAAAGTTACGTGCAAGCAACCTTTAATCGTTATAGTGAATGGGCGACGGAAAGAGGCTATACTGGTAGGCAAGTTGCGATGGAAATTCTTAATCGTCAAGGGATTGGGCAAGTAGCGGTAGAACCAATTAAGGGCCAGTTAACGGATCATTATGATCCAATGAATAAGGTCTTGCGTTTATCCGAGGTGACCTATGATGAGACGTCAATTTCAGCCGTTGCTGTCGCCGCCCATGAGTGTGGGCATGCCATTCAAGATGCGGAAGGCTATAGCTTTCTGCGTTTGCGGAGTGCGATTGCACCGGTTGCCCAATTTGGCTCAAGCATTGCGGTGCCTTTAATAATCTTTGGTTTAATCTTAGGTTGGACGGGAATGACACAAGTCGGTGTTATTGCCTTTGCCTTAGTGCTTCTCTTCCAAATTGTTACCCTACCGGTGGAATTTGATGCGAGTCGTCGAGCGCTTGTGATTCTGGAGGAACAAGGTATGTTTACAGCTGAAGAGCTGCCGGCTGCTCGGAAAGTGTTGCGTTCAGCTGCCTTTACTTATGTTGCTTCCACACTCAGCACGAGCTTACAACTATTACGTTTTATTATTTTATCGAATAATCGCAACCGTGATTAA
- a CDS encoding ISL3 family transposase, with protein sequence MNHFIEKTFQLKDKNIEIDMDYCEEIEFKGRTSLFYRGTLAYKPEACPHCGIANNDYVIVSNGKRSSRLTLTAKSGLPAYLILAKQRFLCKACGRSFTAKTSIVNPDCYITNQVKQQIMDRATRVTCETDIAKDTFVSPNTVRRVIHETARAIRIRSTEQLPKHLSFDEFKSVKSVKAAMSFICCDTLSHKIVDVVEDRKTHSLSAYFSRFSRQARYQVQTITIDMYEPYMHLAKRWFPNAKIILDPFHLIQALNRELDRTRIRYMNEVRYKDSRLYNKLKRYWKLILKPKSDLMSTEYHRFPLFDWLTNTRSIVDYLIQHDDVLKDTYQMVHQLGDALRDRNWQRYQEILAQSRSMTLSKGLRRVLRTFRKYGEYIHNTLTHAGLSNGPIEGINNKIKLLKRNGYGYRNFSHFRDRILLMCRLYEPKNKEKDQATNLVA encoded by the coding sequence ATGAATCATTTTATCGAAAAAACCTTCCAATTAAAAGACAAAAACATTGAAATCGATATGGATTATTGTGAAGAGATAGAATTCAAAGGGCGAACATCGCTCTTTTATCGAGGAACATTGGCATATAAACCGGAGGCTTGTCCTCATTGTGGCATTGCCAATAATGATTATGTCATTGTCAGTAATGGAAAACGCTCCTCTCGTCTGACATTAACAGCCAAATCAGGCTTACCTGCTTACTTAATCCTAGCTAAGCAACGCTTTTTATGCAAAGCCTGTGGGCGGTCATTTACAGCGAAGACATCCATCGTTAATCCTGACTGCTATATTACGAATCAAGTCAAACAACAGATTATGGACCGCGCCACAAGAGTCACTTGTGAAACAGATATCGCCAAAGATACTTTTGTATCACCAAATACAGTCCGACGGGTGATTCATGAAACCGCTCGAGCTATTCGAATACGGTCCACTGAACAGTTGCCTAAGCATCTATCCTTTGATGAATTTAAAAGCGTTAAGTCGGTTAAAGCAGCGATGAGCTTCATCTGTTGTGATACACTGTCACATAAAATCGTAGATGTGGTCGAAGACAGAAAAACACACTCACTCAGTGCTTATTTCTCAAGGTTTAGTCGCCAAGCACGTTACCAAGTTCAAACCATTACGATAGATATGTACGAACCATACATGCACCTGGCAAAGCGATGGTTTCCAAATGCAAAGATTATTCTTGATCCGTTCCATTTAATTCAAGCCTTAAATCGCGAATTAGATCGGACACGAATTCGTTACATGAACGAGGTTCGTTATAAAGATTCAAGACTCTATAATAAACTTAAGCGTTATTGGAAATTAATACTCAAACCAAAAAGCGACTTAATGTCTACTGAATACCATCGCTTCCCACTGTTTGATTGGTTAACCAATACTCGTAGCATTGTGGACTATCTCATTCAGCACGACGACGTCTTGAAGGATACCTATCAAATGGTGCATCAATTGGGCGATGCCTTAAGGGATAGGAACTGGCAACGATATCAAGAGATTTTGGCACAAAGCCGGTCCATGACACTTTCAAAAGGCTTAAGGCGTGTATTAAGGACGTTCAGAAAGTATGGGGAATATATCCACAACACACTCACACATGCAGGCCTTAGTAATGGTCCTATCGAAGGGATTAATAATAAGATTAAACTACTCAAACGCAATGGTTATGGTTACAGAAACTTCAGTCATTTTAGAGACAGAATATTACTCATGTGCCGACTTTATGAACCTAAGAACAAAGAAAAAGATCAAGCAACAAATTTAGTCGCTTGA
- a CDS encoding ABC transporter ATP-binding protein: protein MAERQKKLEIINIHKSFEKGTINENYVLKGVELTLYEGDFVTVIGGNGAGKSTMMNTIAGNYIPDEGNIRINHEDVTYMPTNKRASLIGYVFQDTRMGTASRLSIEENMALANQRGRTRGLRKGVRDEDRAMMKERLEVLGLGLENRLTTEVQFLSGGQRQALTLLMATLQTPQVLLLDEHTAALDPSTSEMVLSLTDKLVREENLTAMMITHNMSDALKYGNRLVMLHQGRIILDVAGEEKENLTITDLMQLFKQRSGEELTNDAMLLG, encoded by the coding sequence ATGGCAGAAAGACAGAAGAAGTTAGAAATTATCAATATCCATAAATCCTTCGAGAAAGGCACCATTAACGAAAACTACGTTCTGAAAGGTGTTGAATTAACACTCTATGAAGGAGATTTCGTAACCGTTATTGGAGGTAATGGGGCTGGGAAATCAACCATGATGAATACCATTGCCGGCAATTACATACCAGACGAGGGAAATATTCGCATTAATCATGAAGATGTAACCTATATGCCGACTAATAAGCGTGCTTCCTTGATTGGTTATGTCTTCCAAGATACCCGCATGGGAACCGCTTCACGCCTATCTATTGAGGAGAATATGGCCCTTGCCAACCAAAGAGGTCGCACACGTGGTTTACGTAAAGGGGTGCGGGATGAGGACCGCGCTATGATGAAGGAACGCCTTGAAGTTCTCGGCCTAGGCTTGGAGAATCGCCTAACAACAGAAGTTCAGTTCTTATCAGGGGGTCAAAGACAAGCATTGACCTTGTTGATGGCTACCTTGCAAACACCACAAGTATTACTCTTAGACGAGCATACTGCTGCCTTGGACCCATCTACGAGTGAGATGGTCTTGAGCTTAACCGACAAGTTGGTTCGTGAAGAAAACTTAACGGCCATGATGATTACCCATAACATGTCAGATGCTCTGAAATATGGGAACCGTCTTGTGATGCTTCACCAAGGTCGCATTATATTAGACGTGGCGGGTGAAGAGAAAGAAAATCTCACCATCACTGACTTAATGCAGTTGTTCAAGCAACGTAGCGGGGAAGAGCTGACGAATGATGCGATGTTATTAGGTTAA
- a CDS encoding ABC transporter permease, which produces MDVIILSFQQGVVWAVLGIGLYITFRLLDIADLSAEGVLPLGAAIAATLISQGINPYLATIVAFFGGMIAGLVSGFIHTKMKISPMITGILMQTGLYSINLHVMDGRPNIALLGQDTIFSMVEGYGLSRNVSVIVVSIIILALIIAALVWFLHTETGLALRATGDNERMSAANGINTNAMKTLGYMLSSGTVALAGAMVAQKDGFADIGMGIGTVVIGLASIVVAEVIIPNQSIGRRLTTIILGSFIYRLVIDFILNQNFIVVQPQDLRLFSALLLGLVLFVPEIQKSLKRRNRKA; this is translated from the coding sequence ATGGATGTAATTATCTTAAGTTTTCAGCAAGGCGTTGTATGGGCAGTCTTAGGGATCGGCCTATACATCACTTTCCGTTTACTAGATATTGCGGACTTATCCGCAGAAGGGGTTCTACCACTGGGTGCAGCGATTGCTGCAACATTGATTTCCCAAGGTATTAACCCATACTTGGCGACAATCGTAGCCTTTTTCGGTGGGATGATTGCGGGATTGGTATCTGGATTTATTCATACAAAGATGAAGATTTCGCCGATGATTACAGGGATTTTAATGCAAACTGGACTTTATTCGATTAATTTACACGTTATGGATGGCCGGCCTAATATTGCCTTGTTAGGGCAAGATACCATCTTCTCAATGGTAGAAGGTTATGGCTTATCGCGTAATGTCAGCGTGATTGTCGTCTCAATTATCATCTTAGCGCTGATTATTGCTGCCTTAGTGTGGTTCCTGCATACGGAAACAGGTTTAGCCCTTCGGGCCACCGGTGATAACGAGCGGATGAGTGCGGCAAACGGAATTAATACGAATGCGATGAAGACGTTGGGTTATATGTTAAGTAGTGGTACGGTAGCCTTGGCCGGGGCGATGGTGGCCCAGAAAGATGGCTTTGCTGATATTGGCATGGGTATTGGGACGGTTGTTATCGGTTTAGCTTCGATTGTTGTTGCGGAAGTCATTATTCCAAATCAATCGATTGGACGTCGTTTAACGACGATTATTCTAGGAAGCTTCATTTATCGCTTAGTTATTGACTTTATCTTGAATCAGAACTTTATCGTTGTTCAGCCACAAGACTTACGTCTCTTCTCAGCTCTCTTACTTGGATTAGTTCTCTTCGTGCCTGAGATTCAAAAGAGCTTAAAACGACGTAATCGGAAAGCTTAG
- a CDS encoding ABC transporter substrate-binding protein, whose product MKKTKQFIIRLFVALIGLVSLMNPATVAQAQEELNIGILQHVEHESFTEAVAGLQETLDKQADYSVQWDLQNANGDMTTLQSLAEKLVRDNDILVAVGTPAAQTLAAMEKEKPIFFLCITAPIEAGLVDSIEKPGANITGTSNLAPLEDQINLLLNNISDIQTVGMIHNSSEVNSSVLVEEAKKILQAQDIAVEVGTITGSNDIQQVFSSLLEKVDAMLLVSDNTVDSAIALVGDMLVDAGKPSVGSTDAIVRANGMMTISTPYVQYGEQTAQMVLRHLQEGIAPGDMPVEYADSVELTLNEDNLQAIGVDPSIIQE is encoded by the coding sequence ATGAAGAAGACGAAGCAATTTATCATTCGCTTATTTGTTGCATTAATCGGTTTGGTGAGCTTGATGAACCCTGCAACAGTCGCTCAGGCGCAAGAGGAGCTGAATATTGGCATTCTGCAACATGTTGAGCATGAATCCTTTACTGAAGCGGTAGCTGGCTTGCAAGAAACGTTAGATAAGCAAGCGGATTACTCGGTGCAGTGGGATTTGCAGAATGCCAATGGCGATATGACCACCTTGCAATCATTAGCGGAGAAGTTAGTAAGGGATAATGATATTCTCGTAGCCGTTGGGACACCCGCTGCACAAACCTTAGCTGCCATGGAAAAGGAGAAGCCGATTTTCTTCCTATGTATTACAGCACCGATTGAAGCGGGCTTAGTTGATTCGATTGAAAAGCCTGGTGCAAATATTACAGGAACGAGTAATCTAGCCCCCTTAGAAGATCAAATTAATTTATTGTTGAATAATATCTCAGATATTCAAACAGTTGGCATGATTCATAACAGTAGTGAAGTGAATTCATCAGTACTGGTTGAAGAAGCAAAGAAAATACTCCAAGCCCAAGACATTGCGGTTGAAGTGGGGACAATAACTGGCTCGAACGATATTCAACAAGTTTTCAGCTCCTTGTTAGAAAAGGTTGACGCAATGCTTTTAGTATCGGATAATACTGTAGATAGTGCAATTGCGCTCGTCGGTGATATGTTAGTAGATGCAGGCAAACCGTCTGTTGGTTCAACTGATGCCATCGTTCGTGCGAACGGAATGATGACAATTTCTACACCTTACGTACAATACGGTGAGCAGACGGCTCAAATGGTCCTACGACATCTTCAAGAAGGTATCGCCCCGGGAGATATGCCTGTGGAATATGCTGACTCAGTTGAATTGACACTGAATGAGGATAATTTACAAGCTATTGGAGTCGACCCGTCAATTATTCAAGAATAG
- a CDS encoding ABC transporter substrate-binding protein produces the protein MNKWIKGILFSLLAFMSLVPKAAQANEEAIRIGVVQYVEHEALDAVLEGFQETLNASAYGERIEWDVNNASGVQATLQSMSEAVARNNDIIFAIATPAAQTLAVTEQEKPIFIAAVTDPVEAGLAESMEHPGRNVTGTSDMAPIDEQVDLLVRNFPDAKKVGLIYNSSEVNSQIQADRAIELLEGQGLSTKVATVISTNDIAQGLNSLMDEVDALFMVTDNTIDSAISLVGDMAKEAGIPTIGSSAEVVETNGLATVSNSYRDYGVQTAEMVIRMLDEDLNPADMPIELGNAFEIIVNDAFAEALNIDPASIK, from the coding sequence ATGAATAAGTGGATTAAAGGTATATTGTTCAGCTTGCTAGCTTTTATGAGTCTAGTGCCGAAAGCTGCTCAGGCAAATGAAGAAGCTATTCGCATCGGAGTGGTACAATACGTAGAGCACGAAGCTTTGGATGCTGTTCTGGAAGGTTTCCAAGAAACCTTGAATGCTTCAGCGTACGGTGAACGCATTGAATGGGACGTGAACAATGCTAGTGGTGTGCAAGCGACATTGCAATCAATGAGTGAAGCGGTCGCAAGAAATAATGATATTATCTTTGCGATTGCTACACCGGCTGCGCAAACTTTAGCGGTGACAGAGCAAGAAAAGCCAATTTTTATTGCAGCGGTTACCGATCCAGTTGAAGCTGGCTTAGCTGAAAGTATGGAGCACCCGGGGAGAAACGTGACGGGGACGAGTGATATGGCCCCTATTGACGAGCAAGTGGATTTATTGGTAAGGAATTTCCCCGATGCAAAGAAAGTGGGTCTGATTTACAATTCCAGTGAAGTAAATTCACAAATTCAAGCCGATCGTGCCATTGAATTACTTGAAGGCCAAGGTCTGTCTACGAAAGTAGCTACAGTTATCAGCACGAATGATATTGCCCAAGGGTTAAACTCGTTGATGGATGAGGTGGACGCCCTATTTATGGTAACAGACAACACCATCGATAGTGCGATTTCCCTTGTTGGCGACATGGCTAAAGAAGCAGGCATTCCAACCATCGGCTCAAGTGCCGAAGTGGTAGAGACCAATGGTCTAGCAACCGTGTCGAATTCTTACCGTGATTACGGGGTACAAACGGCCGAAATGGTTATTCGTATGTTAGATGAGGATTTAAATCCAGCTGATATGCCAATCGAATTGGGTAATGCCTTTGAAATTATCGTGAATGACGCTTTTGCCGAAGCGTTGAATATTGACCCCGCCAGCATTAAATAA
- a CDS encoding ABC transporter substrate-binding protein: protein MHKVTKLLASAALLVTSILTPLAAAEVEAEETLKVGILQYVEHESLNQTYEGFLAELEANGYVEGENLDVNYLNASADNANLQSMSETLTNSSDYLFAIATPAAQNLANIEKEKPIYFSAVTDAVGAKLVESNEAPGGNMTGTIDAGPIEEQVNLLINIVPEADRVGLIYNSGETNSLSEAEKAKAVFAEKGIEVVESTVTSTNDISQIVGALAKEDIDAIFTVTDNTIASAMTLVGDLAIEAGLPLIGGSTDMTRENGLATYGLDYYELGRQTARMLLRQIEEDLSPSEMPVETAENLELVVNEDVAEQLGIDPSSIQAP from the coding sequence ATGCATAAAGTAACTAAATTATTGGCGAGCGCAGCGCTCCTTGTAACTAGCATCCTAACACCCTTAGCTGCAGCAGAAGTTGAGGCTGAAGAAACTCTAAAAGTTGGTATCTTACAATATGTGGAACACGAGTCATTGAACCAAACTTATGAAGGCTTCTTAGCTGAATTGGAAGCCAATGGCTACGTTGAAGGTGAGAACCTTGATGTGAATTACTTAAATGCTTCAGCCGACAATGCTAATTTACAATCCATGAGTGAAACACTGACGAATTCAAGTGATTATTTATTCGCTATTGCGACACCTGCAGCCCAGAATCTGGCTAATATTGAGAAAGAAAAGCCGATTTACTTCTCAGCAGTTACCGATGCCGTAGGAGCTAAATTAGTCGAAAGTAATGAAGCGCCGGGTGGGAATATGACTGGAACCATCGATGCTGGGCCGATTGAAGAACAAGTCAATTTGCTCATTAACATTGTCCCTGAAGCCGACCGCGTTGGATTGATCTATAACTCGGGGGAGACGAATTCATTGAGTGAAGCTGAGAAGGCCAAGGCAGTCTTTGCAGAGAAAGGGATTGAAGTGGTAGAATCTACCGTAACTTCCACCAATGATATTTCCCAAATTGTCGGAGCCCTCGCGAAAGAAGATATTGATGCAATCTTTACCGTAACAGACAATACTATTGCCAGTGCAATGACGCTCGTGGGTGATTTAGCAATTGAAGCAGGCCTCCCTTTAATTGGCGGATCGACCGATATGACACGTGAGAACGGTTTGGCCACATATGGTTTAGATTACTATGAATTAGGCCGTCAGACAGCACGCATGTTGTTGCGCCAAATTGAGGAAGATTTAAGCCCAAGTGAGATGCCGGTGGAAACAGCAGAAAACCTTGAACTGGTTGTAAATGAAGATGTAGCAGAGCAGTTAGGTATTGATCCTAGCTCTATTCAAGCACCTTAA
- a CDS encoding ABC transporter substrate-binding protein, whose protein sequence is MKKYIQRLLALTLIMVGALNQPMVAAEDVINIGILQHVEHGSYNETYRGIVEGLAEAGYIDGENVNIHYENASGNTSTLQSMSDKLARDNDVLVAIGTPAVQSLANATTKVPIYLASVTDPVGAGVAQSIEVPGGNVTGVSNLGPIAEQISLMQSVYPDAQKIGLIYNAGESNAQYQVDIAVAELEERGLTPVIQTMSSTNDISSVLSSLLPQVDTLFLVTDNTTATAMALVGDMAKDQQVGVFGGSNDMILENGLATYGLNYYDHGKQLANMLIDHIENDTVPENTPIQYTETLELIVNEDFAEAIGIDPTGIKAPE, encoded by the coding sequence ATGAAGAAATATATCCAAAGATTACTAGCATTAACGCTAATTATGGTGGGAGCTCTGAATCAACCTATGGTTGCTGCGGAGGACGTGATAAATATTGGTATTTTACAGCACGTTGAACATGGCTCCTATAACGAGACTTACCGAGGTATTGTTGAGGGTTTAGCTGAAGCTGGCTATATTGATGGTGAGAATGTGAACATTCACTATGAGAATGCTAGTGGCAACACTTCTACCTTGCAATCCATGTCTGACAAGTTAGCCCGAGATAATGACGTCCTCGTGGCTATCGGTACGCCTGCCGTACAATCACTAGCGAATGCCACGACGAAGGTGCCGATATACCTAGCTTCGGTTACCGATCCTGTTGGTGCGGGTGTAGCCCAAAGTATAGAAGTCCCTGGTGGTAATGTGACTGGAGTGAGTAATCTAGGTCCAATTGCTGAGCAGATTTCCTTAATGCAAAGTGTGTACCCAGATGCACAGAAAATTGGTCTAATCTATAATGCGGGGGAAAGCAATGCCCAGTATCAAGTTGATATTGCCGTGGCAGAGTTGGAAGAACGGGGCTTGACGCCGGTAATTCAAACGATGTCGTCTACAAATGATATATCATCGGTACTTTCAAGTTTGCTACCTCAGGTTGATACGCTGTTTCTAGTTACTGATAATACCACGGCCACTGCCATGGCTTTAGTAGGAGATATGGCCAAAGACCAACAAGTGGGCGTCTTCGGAGGGTCAAACGATATGATTCTTGAGAATGGACTAGCAACCTATGGCTTGAACTATTATGACCACGGCAAGCAGTTAGCCAATATGTTGATTGATCATATCGAAAATGATACAGTTCCAGAGAATACACCGATTCAATATACTGAAACTTTAGAATTAATTGTCAATGAAGATTTTGCTGAAGCCATTGGTATTGACCCAACCGGAATTAAAGCACCTGAATAA
- a CDS encoding D-2-hydroxyacid dehydrogenase, whose translation MEKILAYRTTEEEREFIEAWSKEHGVKVDMIPEPLLPETVHLAEGYDGVTTMQMDPIVDPVYERLESYGIHNIAQRSAGFDMYDLPSATNHGIVISNVPSYSPESIAEFAVFSALNLVRNRSLIQARVDEQNFLWETEIRARPINAMTVAVIGVGRIGSRVARIYRQGLGAKVIGYDIEPKAEYDDLLTYVDSLEEAIQDADIITLHTPLDASSHHMFDRETLAKVKPGVILVNTARGGLVDAEALIEAIDQGYIAQAAIDVYEHEAPYMPKDWRGRTIEDATFQAILDHPKIVYTPHIAYYTDVAVKNLVQGGLDATLEVIRTGDCQTRVK comes from the coding sequence ATGGAGAAAATATTAGCATATCGAACAACGGAAGAAGAAAGAGAGTTTATTGAGGCTTGGTCTAAAGAGCATGGGGTAAAAGTTGACATGATACCTGAACCCTTACTTCCTGAGACTGTTCATCTCGCAGAGGGTTATGATGGGGTAACGACAATGCAGATGGATCCGATTGTTGACCCGGTGTATGAAAGACTAGAAAGCTACGGTATTCATAATATTGCCCAGAGGAGTGCCGGTTTTGACATGTATGATTTGCCCTCAGCGACGAATCATGGCATTGTCATCTCCAATGTGCCGAGTTATTCACCGGAGTCGATTGCTGAATTTGCGGTTTTCTCTGCCTTGAACTTGGTGCGAAATCGTTCCCTCATTCAAGCGCGAGTAGATGAGCAGAATTTCTTATGGGAAACAGAAATTCGGGCGCGCCCAATTAACGCGATGACGGTCGCAGTTATTGGGGTCGGGCGGATTGGCTCTCGGGTAGCTAGAATTTATCGGCAAGGCTTGGGGGCGAAGGTGATTGGCTATGATATTGAGCCGAAGGCTGAATATGACGATCTGTTGACGTATGTGGATAGTTTAGAAGAGGCCATCCAAGATGCCGATATTATTACTTTGCATACACCACTGGATGCATCGAGTCATCATATGTTTGACCGAGAAACCTTAGCAAAAGTGAAACCAGGGGTCATCCTGGTCAACACTGCTCGAGGTGGCTTAGTGGATGCAGAAGCGCTTATTGAAGCAATTGACCAAGGCTATATTGCCCAAGCAGCCATTGATGTTTATGAACATGAAGCACCTTATATGCCGAAAGACTGGCGTGGTCGTACCATTGAAGATGCTACTTTCCAGGCTATTCTAGACCATCCGAAAATTGTTTATACCCCGCATATTGCTTATTACACAGACGTGGCAGTTAAGAACCTAGTCCAAGGTGGCCTGGATGCGACCTTGGAGGTTATCCGCACTGGCGATTGTCAAACACGCGTGAAATAA
- a CDS encoding SanA/YdcF family protein yields the protein MKVLRKIQRGMKMFLQFILAALVLAVLGLVIINAFVVLSTAPDIYASVEEYQADMGEYRDWPILVLGAGVIDNAYPSTILQKRLDTAEALGEMNADQSLIMSGDHREDNYNEVGVMKAYLVEAGLASERIYLDHAGYSTYDSLFRLKKVIKEDQVVLVTQRYHLHRALMLARFLGIDAVGVAVEESSSTRLERESREVAARMKDFAVCYLGYQPPMPTREYGFSLDDMSGDATNQKENLENH from the coding sequence ATGAAGGTATTAAGGAAAATTCAAAGGGGGATGAAGATGTTCTTGCAGTTCATTCTTGCAGCGCTAGTTTTAGCGGTACTGGGACTTGTCATAATAAATGCCTTTGTTGTTCTATCAACAGCCCCAGATATTTATGCATCTGTTGAGGAATACCAAGCGGATATGGGAGAGTATCGTGATTGGCCTATACTAGTCTTAGGGGCAGGCGTGATTGACAACGCATATCCCAGTACGATTCTACAGAAACGCTTAGATACTGCCGAGGCTCTTGGGGAGATGAATGCCGATCAGTCTTTGATTATGTCAGGGGATCATCGGGAGGACAATTATAACGAAGTGGGTGTTATGAAAGCTTATCTAGTTGAAGCAGGCCTTGCTAGTGAGCGTATTTACTTAGATCATGCGGGGTATTCAACCTATGATAGTCTCTTTCGTTTGAAGAAAGTCATCAAGGAAGACCAAGTTGTGCTAGTGACCCAAAGGTATCATTTGCACCGAGCGCTGATGTTAGCAAGATTCTTAGGTATTGATGCAGTTGGCGTGGCGGTTGAGGAGTCTAGTTCAACCAGACTGGAGCGGGAAAGCCGCGAAGTGGCCGCCCGCATGAAAGACTTTGCGGTATGTTATCTCGGTTACCAACCGCCTATGCCTACGCGCGAATATGGCTTTTCCTTGGATGACATGTCCGGAGACGCGACGAACCAGAAAGAAAATCTCGAAAATCATTAA